Proteins co-encoded in one Paracrocinitomix mangrovi genomic window:
- a CDS encoding RDD family protein, producing MKKIDIITAHNISIDYDAATVMNRGVAKFLDLLIIFVYAFISYLIIASVFASTYNWRTGEIPEIVIIMLVIFELPIVFYSVIMEYFLKGQTVGKMAMGIRVVKINGENANFNDYAMRWAFNLVDFWVSGGAVAALFISTTDKGQRLGDILAQTAVVKNNPDQVYSIRDILNIKDRTKHEPTYLGVSKFTDEDMILIKNAITRVKKYPNEPHKELVRELAKKAAEELNLEEVPQKKLTFLKTLLQDYIVLTR from the coding sequence GTGAAGAAAATTGATATCATAACGGCCCATAATATTTCAATTGACTATGATGCTGCAACAGTCATGAATAGAGGTGTTGCAAAGTTTTTAGACCTTTTGATAATATTTGTTTATGCCTTTATTTCATATCTCATTATTGCCAGTGTTTTTGCTTCAACTTATAATTGGAGAACAGGCGAAATACCTGAAATTGTAATTATCATGCTGGTAATTTTTGAATTGCCGATTGTTTTTTATTCCGTAATCATGGAATATTTTCTCAAAGGTCAAACGGTGGGTAAAATGGCAATGGGCATTAGGGTTGTAAAAATTAATGGTGAAAACGCCAACTTTAATGATTATGCCATGCGCTGGGCTTTTAATCTGGTAGATTTTTGGGTTTCTGGTGGAGCTGTTGCAGCTTTGTTTATTAGTACTACAGATAAGGGACAAAGGTTGGGAGATATTTTGGCGCAAACAGCTGTCGTTAAAAATAACCCAGATCAAGTGTATTCTATTCGAGATATTCTAAATATCAAAGACCGAACTAAACATGAACCAACTTATTTAGGTGTTTCTAAGTTTACTGATGAGGATATGATTTTGATAAAAAATGCAATTACCAGAGTTAAAAAATATCCCAATGAACCGCATAAAGAATTGGTTCGAGAATTAGCAAAAAAAGCAGCAGAAGAACTCAATTTGGAAGAAGTTCCACAGAAGAAGCTAACGTTTCTGAAAACACTTTTACAAGATTACATTGTATTAACCCGATAA